In the genome of Streptomyces collinus, one region contains:
- a CDS encoding sensor histidine kinase, with protein sequence MPWYSAVAAVLLLVGALALIIAATVLLLRSARKRQFLGTTQERATYETLHTASLAAPPLRASLDRDGARRAGRHLRALLGVPALMLADTSGTVLAWDGSAPAAGHDHEEAVSGHARSALASGRTEVVGPDDIPCDDVDCLLRQGVVVPLVVAGRPEGALAVYGASATTGLVRATTEVARWVSTQLELAELDRSRTAVAEAETRALRAQISPHFIYNSLSVIASFVRTDPERARELLLEFAEFTRYSFRRHGDFTSLAEELRCIDRYLLLERARFGGRLQLSLQVAPEVLSVVVPFLCLQPLVENAVRHGLESRAGPGHLRITAQDVGNEARITVEDDGVGMDPERLADTLRGETKPFADVPSGSDRRREPGIGLRNVDVRLRYVYGDAYGLVVETAPGAGTKVRVRVPKFHPHAVQEGPDDS encoded by the coding sequence ATGCCGTGGTATTCCGCCGTCGCGGCCGTACTGCTCCTGGTGGGAGCGCTGGCGCTCATCATCGCTGCCACCGTCCTGCTGCTGCGTTCGGCGCGCAAGCGGCAGTTCCTGGGAACCACGCAGGAGCGGGCGACGTACGAGACGCTGCACACGGCCTCGCTGGCCGCTCCGCCGCTGCGGGCCAGTCTGGACCGGGACGGGGCGCGGCGGGCCGGACGGCATCTGCGTGCGCTGCTCGGTGTTCCCGCGCTGATGCTGGCGGACACGTCCGGCACCGTGCTGGCCTGGGACGGCTCCGCGCCCGCGGCAGGACACGATCACGAAGAGGCGGTGTCCGGGCACGCCCGGAGCGCTTTGGCCAGCGGTCGTACGGAGGTCGTGGGACCTGACGACATACCGTGTGACGACGTGGACTGTCTGCTACGGCAGGGCGTGGTGGTGCCACTGGTCGTCGCGGGCCGCCCGGAGGGCGCCCTGGCGGTCTATGGGGCCTCCGCCACCACCGGTCTGGTCCGGGCCACGACCGAAGTCGCTCGCTGGGTGTCGACACAGCTGGAGCTGGCCGAGCTCGACCGATCACGCACGGCGGTGGCCGAGGCGGAGACCCGCGCGCTGCGCGCCCAGATCTCGCCTCACTTCATCTACAACTCGCTGTCGGTCATCGCCTCGTTCGTCCGCACCGACCCGGAGCGGGCCAGGGAGCTGCTGCTGGAGTTCGCCGAGTTCACCCGCTACTCCTTCCGTCGGCACGGTGACTTCACGTCACTCGCCGAGGAGCTGCGCTGCATCGACCGCTATCTGCTCCTGGAGCGCGCCCGCTTCGGCGGCCGTCTTCAGCTGTCCTTGCAAGTGGCACCGGAGGTCCTCTCCGTGGTGGTCCCCTTCCTGTGTCTGCAGCCCCTGGTCGAGAACGCGGTGCGGCACGGCCTGGAGAGCCGCGCCGGTCCGGGGCATCTGAGGATCACGGCCCAGGACGTGGGCAACGAGGCGCGCATCACCGTGGAGGACGACGGTGTGGGTATGGATCCCGAGCGGCTGGCGGACACACTCAGGGGCGAGACCAAGCCGTTCGCTGACGTGCCCTCGGGCTCCGACAGACGCCGCGAGCCGGGCATCGGACTGCGGAACGTCGATGTCCGGCTCCGGTATGTCTACGGCGACGCCTACGGGCTGGTGGTGGAGACCGCACCGGGTGCCGGAACGAAGGTGCGGGTGCGGGTGCCGAAGTTCCATCCGCACGCCGTTCAGGAGGGGCCGGACGACAGCTGA
- a CDS encoding universal stress protein, with product MAGYNAAEDGWDPTIVAAKSRLSTVVERSGGRVTECDVLSGPPAQALMSYASEQGIDLIVVGTHGRGLSRRLLGNVAQELVRQSTVPVLVAGPRQRASRRPKPAAVGQPDQLPARRLQSGPHADVHPQHLADLPGHDRPGALPHGGENAPVVRRQSPLLHAGRAVRDQHHRPAAHLPGVGAAEARSPASCSLTRSRTRSATASSSCSALAWPPTIKAPGNR from the coding sequence GTGGCGGGATACAACGCGGCTGAGGACGGGTGGGACCCGACCATCGTCGCGGCCAAGAGCCGTTTGAGCACCGTCGTCGAGCGCAGCGGGGGGCGGGTGACGGAGTGCGACGTCCTGTCCGGGCCGCCGGCGCAGGCGCTGATGAGCTACGCGAGCGAGCAGGGCATCGATCTCATCGTCGTCGGCACGCATGGGCGGGGCCTGTCCCGTCGGCTGCTCGGCAATGTCGCCCAAGAACTGGTGCGTCAGAGCACAGTGCCGGTCCTCGTGGCCGGCCCCCGCCAACGCGCGTCCCGCCGGCCGAAGCCAGCCGCGGTCGGCCAGCCTGACCAGCTTCCCGCGCGGCGGCTCCAGTCTGGCCCGCACGCTGATGTCCACCCCCAGCATCTCGCCGACCTGCCGGGCCATGACCGGCCCGGCGCCCTGCCGCACGGCGGCGAGAATGCGCCGGTAGTCCGACGGCAGAGCCCCCTCCTCCACGCCGGACGTGCGGTGCGGGATCAGCATCACCGCCCGGCCGCCCACCTGCCCGGCGTCGGCGCGGCCGAGGCACGCTCCCCGGCGAGCTGCTCACTCACCCGCTCAAGAACCCGTTCAGCGACCGCGAGTTCGTCGTGCTCGGCTCTGGCCTGGCCCCCGACCATCAAGGCCCCCGGCAACAGGTAG
- a CDS encoding helix-turn-helix domain-containing protein, with protein sequence MYYVADGDWPEVTLTHDAPLSAHCGLPFASDLNRTMRSRKLSLRGLADVACVAHSTVARVLNGDVLPDIGTLTRLEDALDHQRWPDPTAIRASVSARRQVI encoded by the coding sequence TTGTACTACGTAGCGGACGGAGACTGGCCGGAGGTCACCCTGACCCACGACGCTCCACTGAGCGCCCACTGCGGGCTGCCCTTCGCCAGCGACCTGAACCGCACCATGCGCTCCCGCAAGCTCTCGCTTCGCGGACTGGCCGATGTGGCCTGTGTCGCGCATTCCACCGTCGCCCGAGTCCTCAACGGCGACGTCCTGCCGGACATCGGCACCCTGACACGACTGGAGGACGCACTCGACCATCAGCGCTGGCCCGACCCCACAGCGATTCGCGCTTCGGTATCAGCCAGGCGTCAGGTGATCTGA
- a CDS encoding transposase, which produces MVDTLGLLLGVMVTAADTGDRTAARVLLKEVGDAHHRLALVWADGGYTGSLVEHCLAAFALVLAIDDMRGFVVLPKRWIVERFFAHLMRTRRLARDFERRTTKRRSDDLRGL; this is translated from the coding sequence GTGGTCGACACGCTCGGTCTGCTGCTGGGGGTGATGGTCACCGCCGCGGACACCGGCGACCGCACCGCCGCCCGCGTGCTGCTGAAAGAGGTAGGCGATGCCCACCACCGCCTCGCCCTCGTCTGGGCCGACGGCGGCTACACCGGCAGCCTCGTCGAGCACTGCCTGGCCGCGTTCGCGCTGGTCCTGGCGATCGACGACATGCGCGGCTTCGTGGTGCTGCCCAAACGGTGGATCGTCGAGCGGTTCTTCGCCCACCTGATGCGCACCCGACGCCTGGCACGCGACTTCGAACGCCGCACCACCAAGCGCCGAAGCGATGATCTGCGGGGCTTGTAG
- a CDS encoding transposase, which translates to MPGWLRGRGGRPEAYCHRAVHDAIRYLVDNGIKWRAMPADFPPWDRVYAFFRRWRDHGLVREFHDRLRARARLMVGRDAEPSAGVIDSQSVKADAVVGADSRGFDGGKLVKAANGTSWSTRSVCCWG; encoded by the coding sequence GTGCCGGGCTGGCTGCGCGGTCGCGGCGGTCGGCCGGAGGCGTACTGCCACCGGGCCGTACATGATGCGATCCGCTACCTGGTGGACAACGGCATCAAGTGGCGGGCGATGCCTGCTGACTTCCCGCCGTGGGACCGGGTGTACGCATTCTTCCGCCGCTGGCGCGACCACGGTCTGGTCAGGGAGTTCCACGACCGGCTGCGCGCCAGGGCCCGCCTGATGGTGGGCCGCGACGCGGAGCCGAGCGCAGGCGTGATCGATTCGCAGTCGGTCAAGGCGGACGCGGTGGTCGGGGCGGACAGTCGGGGCTTCGACGGCGGCAAGCTGGTCAAGGCCGCAAACGGCACGTCGTGGTCGACACGCTCGGTCTGCTGCTGGGGGTGA
- a CDS encoding GH1 family beta-glucosidase — MPLDDLTAFHSGFAWGAATSAYQIEGAVAEDGRAPSIWDTFCKQPGTIAGGDTGDVACDHYRRWPDDVALMKALGLNAYRFSIAWPRVMPDGDSRVNPAGLAFYDQLVDALLEAGLAPHATLYHWDLPQALEDRGGWPARDTALRFAEYATVVADRLGDRVTNWATLNEPYCSAWLGHLQGVMAPGRTDLTAAVRASHHLLLAHGLGVEALRSTASGARVGIVNILTQSEPASDRPEDIAAARRDDGHNNRWWLDPIHGRGYPADMVEVYGTEPPIEAGDLQKIAAPLDWLGVNYYKRSVTVDDPQGPAPFARPVTPPGTPRTGMDWEVHPDRLEHLLVRVTEDYAPRSVLVTENGSAFPDRVAPDGSVHDVERIAFLESHLAACARAARRGVPLDGYFAWSLLDNFEWAYGYSQRFGIVHVDYETQTRTVKDSGHRYAEIIRAHGRTTQHAASVAFPAPREENLYSEERRIN, encoded by the coding sequence GTGCCCCTTGACGACCTGACCGCATTCCACTCCGGCTTTGCCTGGGGAGCGGCCACCTCCGCCTACCAGATCGAAGGCGCGGTCGCCGAGGACGGCCGAGCACCATCCATCTGGGACACCTTCTGCAAGCAGCCCGGCACCATCGCCGGCGGGGACACCGGCGACGTTGCCTGCGACCACTACCGCCGGTGGCCCGACGACGTGGCGTTGATGAAGGCCCTCGGCCTCAACGCCTACCGATTCTCCATCGCCTGGCCCCGCGTCATGCCGGACGGGGACAGCCGCGTGAACCCGGCAGGGCTGGCCTTCTACGACCAACTGGTCGACGCACTGCTGGAAGCGGGCCTTGCTCCTCATGCCACCCTCTACCACTGGGACCTGCCGCAGGCCCTCGAGGACCGCGGCGGCTGGCCCGCCCGCGACACCGCCCTGCGATTCGCCGAATATGCCACCGTCGTGGCCGACCGGCTCGGTGACCGGGTCACCAACTGGGCGACGCTGAACGAGCCGTACTGCTCCGCATGGCTCGGCCACCTCCAGGGGGTCATGGCGCCGGGCCGCACCGACCTGACCGCCGCCGTGCGCGCCTCACACCACCTGCTGCTCGCCCACGGGCTCGGCGTCGAGGCCCTCCGGTCCACCGCCTCCGGGGCGCGGGTCGGCATCGTCAACATCCTCACGCAGTCCGAGCCCGCGAGCGACCGGCCCGAGGACATCGCCGCCGCCCGCCGCGACGACGGGCACAACAACCGCTGGTGGCTCGATCCCATCCACGGCCGCGGTTACCCGGCCGACATGGTCGAGGTGTACGGGACCGAACCACCCATCGAGGCCGGGGATCTGCAGAAGATCGCGGCGCCGCTGGACTGGCTCGGCGTCAACTACTACAAGCGGTCAGTCACCGTCGATGATCCGCAGGGGCCCGCACCGTTCGCCCGTCCCGTCACACCGCCGGGCACACCCCGCACCGGGATGGACTGGGAGGTCCACCCGGACCGGCTGGAACACCTGCTCGTCCGGGTCACCGAGGACTACGCGCCGCGATCGGTCCTCGTCACCGAGAACGGCTCCGCTTTCCCCGACCGTGTAGCGCCCGACGGCAGCGTGCACGACGTCGAGCGCATCGCCTTCCTGGAGTCCCACCTGGCGGCCTGCGCGCGGGCTGCCCGCCGCGGCGTCCCGCTCGACGGCTACTTCGCCTGGTCCCTGCTGGACAACTTCGAATGGGCCTACGGCTACTCCCAGCGGTTCGGCATCGTCCACGTCGACTACGAGACCCAGACACGCACCGTCAAGGACAGCGGCCACCGCTACGCCGAGATCATCCGCGCACACGGGCGCACCACACAACACGCAGCTTCCGTCGCGTTCCCCGCCCCCCGAGAAGAGAACCTCTATTCGGAGGAGCGGCGCATTAACTGA
- a CDS encoding ricin-type beta-trefoil lectin domain protein: MPNSQRTRPGPHSAVLPPARTRFLRRALACLAAALIAVPITMLSTASPAAAEPNPTDASKFQGVNWARVGDNFIQGAVVPEGLNSSDSYDVVKAKANAILGGFQSTLGANTVRLPINTHSVPGTTWGDKYTGAIDAATAKGFKVILSYWEDEAASGGRITNMAAFNSMWDSVIGKYGSNSLVYFEPMNEPHGYSATDWANVAAKWITDRPSVPKNRIIVSGHDYNDYVTTVCADSRLDGTYLSLHHYAFNQSAKTYDGFVTDLKSKVGTCGARTILDEFGAPMDTGLNYNDATSTDNFVRYLRADTDSVRSLGMGAVYWPALGGKPTEGRPDGHDWYSLFDLKGSGTNLALGVRNISGIDRLKYAWGSDPGSHTSILRNVGSNGCLDVPLGQDNVQVQVWAQCWGGDNQKWTRTPSGQLTVYSGTNQKCLDAWGAIKDGTVVGTYNCNGQDNQKWRFYSDGTIRPIVNSDLCLDRALETSKVQLWSCWGGNNQKWQTS; this comes from the coding sequence ATGCCCAACTCCCAACGCACCCGGCCAGGTCCTCACTCCGCCGTACTGCCTCCCGCCCGTACCCGCTTCCTCCGCCGCGCGCTGGCCTGCCTCGCGGCCGCGCTGATCGCCGTGCCGATCACCATGCTGTCCACGGCGTCGCCGGCGGCTGCGGAACCCAACCCGACGGACGCCAGCAAGTTCCAGGGCGTGAACTGGGCCAGGGTGGGCGACAACTTCATCCAGGGCGCCGTCGTCCCGGAGGGGCTGAACAGCTCCGACAGCTACGACGTCGTCAAAGCCAAGGCCAACGCCATCCTCGGCGGATTCCAGAGCACGCTCGGCGCCAACACCGTCCGGCTGCCGATCAACACCCACTCCGTCCCCGGCACGACGTGGGGCGACAAGTACACCGGCGCCATCGACGCCGCAACCGCCAAGGGCTTCAAGGTCATCCTCTCCTACTGGGAGGACGAGGCCGCCTCGGGCGGCAGGATCACCAATATGGCCGCCTTCAACTCGATGTGGGACTCGGTCATCGGTAAGTACGGCTCCAACAGCCTGGTCTACTTCGAGCCGATGAACGAGCCCCACGGCTACAGCGCCACCGACTGGGCGAACGTCGCCGCCAAGTGGATCACCGACCGCCCCTCGGTCCCCAAGAACCGGATCATCGTGAGCGGACACGACTACAACGACTACGTCACGACCGTGTGCGCAGACTCCCGCCTCGACGGGACTTACCTCTCGCTCCACCACTACGCCTTCAATCAGTCGGCGAAGACTTACGACGGGTTTGTCACCGACCTCAAGAGCAAGGTCGGCACCTGCGGCGCGCGCACCATCCTGGACGAGTTCGGCGCGCCGATGGACACAGGTCTCAACTACAACGACGCGACGAGCACCGACAACTTCGTGCGGTACCTGCGCGCCGACACCGACAGCGTGCGCTCCCTCGGCATGGGCGCGGTCTACTGGCCGGCCCTCGGCGGTAAGCCCACCGAGGGCCGGCCAGACGGGCACGACTGGTACTCCCTGTTCGACCTCAAGGGCAGCGGCACCAACCTGGCGCTGGGCGTTCGCAACATCAGCGGCATCGACCGCCTGAAGTACGCCTGGGGCAGCGACCCCGGCTCGCACACGAGCATCCTGCGCAACGTCGGCAGCAACGGCTGCCTCGACGTCCCCCTCGGCCAAGACAACGTCCAGGTCCAGGTCTGGGCCCAGTGCTGGGGCGGCGACAACCAGAAGTGGACCCGGACGCCTTCCGGGCAGCTCACCGTCTACAGCGGTACGAACCAGAAGTGCCTGGACGCCTGGGGAGCCATCAAGGACGGCACCGTGGTCGGCACCTATAACTGCAACGGCCAAGACAACCAGAAGTGGAGGTTCTACTCCGACGGCACGATCCGTCCGATAGTGAACTCCGATCTCTGCCTGGACAGGGCCCTGGAAACCTCCAAGGTCCAGCTCTGGTCCTGCTGGGGCGGCAACAACCAGAAGTGGCAGACCAGCTGA
- a CDS encoding ABC transporter substrate-binding protein, whose protein sequence is MTRTRRHALLLGAAALSVALTATACSSSGTEDSGSAKPASNADIQAALNAGGEITVWAWDPTLKKVVSDFEAKYPKVKVNLVNAGTNNEQYTALQNAVKAGKGVPDVAMIEYYALSQFSLAKSVTDLSALGADKLKGTFTPGPWSAVHAGTEGIYALPMDSGPMALFYNKEVFDKHKIKVPATWEEYIAAAKKLHKADPKAYLTADTGDAGFTTSMIWQAGGKPYTVDGTQVGVNFDDAGTKKFTTAWQQLISDKLLAPVPAWSDAWYKGLGDGTIASLVTGAWMPAPLASGVKAGAGKWRVAPMPQWNSGEDVTAENGGSSLAVMEASTKKKLAYAFLKYATVDEGAQTRIDAGTFPSTTKQLNSVEFLNKKDPYFGGQRINEVLAKSADDVLVGWSYLPFQVYANSIFNDNVGKAYVSGTTLQEGLKSWQDASIKYGQEQGFTVK, encoded by the coding sequence ATGACGAGAACCCGTCGTCACGCCCTGCTGCTGGGCGCCGCGGCCCTGTCGGTGGCACTCACCGCCACCGCCTGCAGCTCCTCCGGCACCGAGGACTCGGGCAGCGCCAAGCCTGCGTCCAACGCCGACATCCAGGCCGCCCTGAACGCCGGGGGCGAGATCACGGTCTGGGCCTGGGACCCGACGCTGAAGAAGGTCGTCAGCGACTTCGAGGCCAAGTACCCCAAGGTCAAGGTCAACCTGGTCAATGCCGGTACCAACAACGAGCAGTACACCGCGCTGCAGAACGCGGTCAAGGCCGGGAAGGGCGTCCCTGACGTCGCCATGATCGAGTACTACGCCCTGTCGCAGTTCTCGCTCGCCAAGTCCGTCACCGACCTCAGCGCCCTGGGTGCGGACAAGCTCAAGGGCACCTTCACTCCTGGCCCGTGGAGCGCCGTCCACGCCGGCACCGAGGGTATCTACGCCCTGCCGATGGACTCCGGCCCGATGGCCCTGTTCTACAACAAGGAGGTCTTCGACAAGCACAAGATCAAGGTGCCGGCCACCTGGGAGGAGTACATCGCCGCGGCCAAGAAGCTGCACAAGGCGGACCCCAAGGCGTATCTCACCGCCGACACCGGCGACGCCGGCTTCACCACCAGCATGATCTGGCAGGCCGGCGGCAAGCCGTACACCGTCGACGGCACCCAGGTCGGTGTGAACTTCGACGACGCCGGGACCAAGAAGTTCACCACCGCCTGGCAGCAACTCATCAGCGACAAGCTGCTCGCGCCGGTCCCCGCCTGGAGCGATGCGTGGTACAAGGGCCTCGGCGACGGCACGATCGCCTCCCTCGTCACCGGCGCGTGGATGCCCGCCCCTCTCGCATCGGGCGTCAAGGCCGGCGCCGGGAAGTGGCGTGTGGCGCCCATGCCGCAGTGGAACAGCGGGGAGGACGTCACCGCCGAGAACGGCGGCAGCTCGCTGGCCGTCATGGAGGCCAGCACCAAGAAGAAGCTCGCCTACGCCTTCCTCAAGTACGCCACCGTCGACGAGGGCGCGCAGACCCGTATCGACGCCGGGACGTTCCCCTCCACCACCAAGCAGCTGAACTCCGTGGAGTTCCTGAACAAGAAGGACCCGTACTTCGGCGGCCAGAGGATCAACGAGGTGCTCGCCAAGTCGGCCGACGACGTCCTCGTCGGATGGTCCTACCTGCCTTTCCAGGTCTACGCCAACAGCATCTTCAACGACAACGTCGGCAAGGCCTACGTCAGTGGCACCACCCTGCAGGAGGGCCTGAAGTCCTGGCAGGACGCCTCCATCAAGTACGGCCAGGAACAAGGCTTCACCGTCAAGTAA
- a CDS encoding carbohydrate ABC transporter permease, with the protein MATTTPRVGHKPRTARHASASSGPLVVRPARRASRRKRRSATLTALTVIMLVYTLLPLAWLAINATKTQKGLFDSFGLWLDGDFALFGNIADTFSYNDGIFTRWLLNTVLYVVVGAGGATFLATLAGYGLAKFDFPGKKAVFATVIGAVAVPGTALAVPTFLMFSEMGLTNTPWAIIIPSLVSPFGLYLMWTFATDAVPKEILESARVDGAGEFRTFFRISMPMLAPGIVTVLLFNVVATWNNYFLPLIMLKDPDWYPLTLGLNSWNAQASTVGGEAVFNLVITGSLLTIVPLIVAFLLLQRYWQSGLSAGSVKG; encoded by the coding sequence ATGGCGACCACGACTCCCCGCGTCGGGCACAAGCCGCGCACGGCACGGCACGCGAGTGCCTCTTCGGGCCCGCTGGTGGTCCGCCCCGCCCGGCGCGCCTCCCGCCGGAAGAGGCGCAGCGCCACGCTGACCGCCCTGACGGTGATCATGCTGGTGTACACGTTGCTGCCGCTGGCGTGGCTGGCGATCAACGCGACCAAGACGCAGAAGGGGCTGTTCGACTCCTTCGGCCTGTGGCTGGATGGCGACTTCGCCCTGTTCGGCAATATCGCCGACACCTTCAGCTACAACGACGGGATCTTCACCCGCTGGCTGCTCAACACCGTGCTGTATGTGGTGGTCGGGGCGGGCGGCGCTACGTTCCTCGCGACGCTCGCCGGATACGGGCTGGCCAAGTTCGACTTCCCCGGCAAGAAGGCCGTGTTCGCGACTGTCATCGGAGCGGTCGCGGTGCCCGGTACCGCACTGGCGGTTCCCACCTTCCTGATGTTCTCCGAGATGGGGCTGACCAACACCCCGTGGGCGATCATCATCCCGTCGCTGGTCTCGCCGTTCGGCCTCTACCTGATGTGGACCTTCGCCACCGACGCCGTCCCGAAGGAGATCCTGGAGTCGGCGCGCGTCGATGGCGCCGGCGAGTTCCGCACGTTCTTCCGGATCAGCATGCCGATGCTGGCGCCGGGAATCGTCACCGTTCTTCTCTTCAACGTGGTCGCGACCTGGAACAACTACTTCCTGCCGCTGATCATGCTGAAGGATCCCGACTGGTACCCGCTGACCCTCGGCCTGAACAGCTGGAACGCCCAGGCTTCCACCGTGGGTGGCGAAGCGGTCTTCAATCTCGTGATCACTGGATCACTGCTCACCATCGTCCCGCTGATCGTGGCGTTCCTGCTGCTCCAGCGGTACTGGCAGTCCGGCCTGTCCGCCGGAAGCGTCAAGGGCTGA
- a CDS encoding carbohydrate ABC transporter permease → MVAAPQAGVPGARRPSASRRRSWVGWRFVGPFVAVFALVFLAPIGYSIYLSLFRTQLIGGTAFVGADNYTEVLGDAQFWSAFGRVAVFLAVQVPIMLLLALLLALAIDSGRLYGAGFFRISVFLPYAVPAVVATLMWGFMYGTRFGLVGNINEAFGISLRDPLSPDLVLASIGNIVTWQFVGYNMLILYSALRVVDPALYEAAEMDGAGQLRIIWAIKLPALRGALSIATIFSIIGSFQLFNEPSVLKSLAPNAITSYFTPNLYAYSLSFAGQKFNYSATVAIVMGVITMIIAYAVQLRGLRKES, encoded by the coding sequence GTGGTCGCAGCACCCCAGGCAGGGGTTCCAGGTGCCAGGAGGCCATCGGCCTCGAGACGGCGGTCATGGGTCGGCTGGCGGTTCGTCGGGCCGTTTGTGGCGGTGTTTGCGCTGGTCTTCCTCGCACCGATCGGCTACTCGATCTACCTGAGCCTGTTCCGTACACAGCTGATCGGCGGAACGGCCTTCGTCGGTGCCGACAACTACACCGAGGTGCTGGGGGACGCGCAGTTCTGGTCCGCCTTCGGGCGGGTGGCGGTCTTCCTTGCCGTGCAGGTCCCGATCATGTTGCTCCTCGCGCTTCTGCTGGCCCTGGCGATCGACAGCGGCCGCCTGTACGGGGCGGGCTTCTTCCGGATCTCGGTGTTCCTGCCTTACGCGGTGCCGGCCGTCGTCGCAACGCTGATGTGGGGCTTCATGTACGGAACCCGGTTCGGCCTGGTCGGCAACATCAATGAGGCGTTCGGGATCTCGCTTCGTGACCCGCTGTCGCCCGATCTGGTCCTGGCGTCGATCGGCAACATCGTGACCTGGCAGTTCGTGGGCTACAACATGCTGATCCTCTACTCGGCGCTGAGGGTGGTCGATCCGGCGCTGTACGAGGCCGCGGAGATGGACGGGGCCGGGCAGCTGCGGATCATCTGGGCGATCAAGCTCCCGGCGCTGCGCGGGGCTCTGTCGATCGCGACGATCTTCTCGATCATCGGCAGTTTCCAGCTGTTCAACGAGCCGAGCGTCCTCAAGAGCCTGGCGCCGAATGCGATCACGTCCTACTTCACGCCAAACCTCTACGCCTACTCGCTGTCGTTTGCCGGACAGAAGTTCAACTACTCGGCCACGGTCGCCATCGTCATGGGTGTGATCACGATGATCATCGCCTACGCCGTCCAGCTGCGCGGCCTGCGGAAGGAATCCTGA
- a CDS encoding LacI family DNA-binding transcriptional regulator, whose protein sequence is MDLSEPGQQDPGPAVGAQQVGSAVPGGRHRQHVTRADVAALAGVSRQTVSRVANGHPSVIGSTRERVQAAMRELGYRPNSAARALRYGQFKTIGVILHSLSATGHSDTVQAIAAQAAAEGYAITVIPVDIPTQDSVLGAFTRMGELAVDAVIVFIEVHLLDAGTVKLPPGVRVVVVDSDAGDRYRVVDTDQAGGTREAISHLLELGHETVWHVTGPETSYASQRRAQTWQTVLEEAGRPVPPPLHGDWTAESGYAAGLELAQEPDCTAVFASNDQMALGLLHAFQERGKAVPGDISVVGFDDLPDAAHFAPPLTTVHQDFAEVGRKSAQEVLRQIHEHDVPRSGTDIVPTRLVVRSSTAPPPLKR, encoded by the coding sequence ATGGACCTGAGTGAGCCGGGACAGCAGGATCCTGGTCCTGCGGTGGGCGCACAGCAAGTCGGTTCGGCCGTACCGGGCGGGCGCCACAGGCAGCACGTCACGAGGGCCGACGTCGCCGCGCTTGCCGGCGTTTCACGTCAGACCGTGTCCAGGGTGGCCAACGGCCATCCCAGCGTGATCGGTTCGACCCGGGAGCGGGTGCAGGCTGCGATGCGGGAACTGGGCTACCGGCCCAACAGTGCCGCGCGCGCCCTCAGGTACGGGCAGTTCAAGACCATCGGCGTGATCCTCCACAGCCTCTCCGCCACCGGCCACAGCGACACCGTGCAAGCGATCGCGGCCCAGGCCGCGGCCGAGGGATACGCGATCACGGTGATCCCCGTCGACATTCCGACCCAGGACAGTGTGCTGGGCGCCTTCACCCGGATGGGCGAACTGGCCGTCGACGCAGTCATCGTCTTCATCGAGGTCCACCTGCTTGACGCGGGAACCGTGAAGCTGCCGCCCGGCGTGCGCGTGGTCGTCGTGGACTCCGACGCCGGAGACCGCTATCGAGTGGTCGATACCGACCAGGCCGGCGGCACCCGAGAGGCCATCAGCCACCTGCTGGAACTCGGACATGAAACCGTCTGGCACGTGACCGGTCCGGAGACGTCGTACGCAAGCCAGCGCCGAGCCCAGACTTGGCAGACCGTGCTCGAGGAAGCCGGACGGCCTGTGCCACCGCCCCTGCACGGCGACTGGACCGCCGAATCGGGCTACGCGGCCGGCCTCGAACTCGCACAAGAGCCGGACTGCACCGCGGTGTTTGCCTCCAACGACCAGATGGCACTCGGTCTCCTGCACGCCTTCCAAGAACGAGGCAAGGCCGTCCCCGGCGACATCAGCGTGGTCGGCTTCGACGACCTCCCCGATGCCGCCCACTTCGCCCCGCCCCTGACCACCGTCCACCAGGACTTCGCCGAGGTGGGCCGGAAGAGTGCCCAGGAGGTCTTGCGGCAGATCCACGAACACGACGTCCCCCGATCCGGCACGGACATCGTTCCCACCCGCCTGGTGGTCAGAAGCAGCACGGCGCCGCCGCCCCTGAAGCGGTAA